One Vicia villosa cultivar HV-30 ecotype Madison, WI linkage group LG5, Vvil1.0, whole genome shotgun sequence genomic window, atatatatatatatatatatatatatatatatatatatatatatgaaagctTATCACTCTATATCTAATAAAATCTTCAAAGAAAATATGTAATCATTCAAAAGCCCATTGATTTTCGCGGCGAActgcttcctcttcctcttttgtGAAGTCATTCTCAATATTAAACATCTTGCGGATCTCCTCAATACTCTTACCGACCATCATGTCCGCAGTAGCCTGGCATGTAAGATCTAACAGACTCTTGATGTCCAAATAGTTTGCAGCCAATATGAGTTCAAACAGTGTGACTTGATCAACCTTGACGAATTCTGCATCCCAAGCCTTGAGACCATTATCATTAGCAGGTTTTTCTTCAGAATTTTCTTCAGAATTCTTAGCCTCAACATGCTTCTTGCAGTACTCAATCACCGTTGCCAGAATCTTGCTGGTCACATTTGGGAGAGGGATTCCGGTTTCATCAGCGCAATCATCCTCGATCATATGCTTGATCATTTGTGATTCCAACGCTACTGCTTCGTCCACTTCAAAAATATCACCATCACGACTTTTGAGATTGATCTTCTTTGTTGATGCCATGATTGAACTTTGATTGTTGAATATTATTGAAAAACCCTAACCCTTGGAAGATATTAACTAGTGAACAGCTTGACAGTATTTATATTGCAACTAGGGTTGGACTCAGCGTAGCCAACAAGtgtaatttattgttttttttgttgcttaatttatggatttgatttgatttttaatcaaaaAGATTTGttactttttaataaaaaatatttaaaagatttgttatCCGTATAAAGCGTAAATAATGGATATTGATTTTTAACCTTTTTTTTCTGTTACATACTATAAgtggaaaaatt contains:
- the LOC131601366 gene encoding SKP1-like protein 1A isoform X2 — its product is MASTKKINLKSRDGDIFEVDEAVALESQMIKHMIEDDCADETGIPLPNVTSKILATVIEYCKKHVEAKNSEENSEEKPANDNGLKAWDAEFVKVDQVTLFELILAANYLDIKSLLDLTCQATADMMVGKSIEEIRKMFNIENDFTKEEEEAVRRENQWAFE
- the LOC131601366 gene encoding SKP1-like protein 1A isoform X1; protein product: MVSTVTTTKKINLKSRDGDIFEVDEAVALESQMIKHMIEDDCADETGIPLPNVTSKILATVIEYCKKHVEAKNSEENSEEKPANDNGLKAWDAEFVKVDQVTLFELILAANYLDIKSLLDLTCQATADMMVGKSIEEIRKMFNIENDFTKEEEEAVRRENQWAFE